One genomic segment of Camelus ferus isolate YT-003-E chromosome 19, BCGSAC_Cfer_1.0, whole genome shotgun sequence includes these proteins:
- the CDC25B gene encoding M-phase inducer phosphatase 2 isoform X4 gives MDSPSPMDPQVAEQTFEQAIQAASRVIRNEQFTIRRFQSLPVRLLGHSPVLRNITNSQVPGTWRKSAACVRAAHRSEEDKENDGFVFKMPGKPTHPGHTHVLAEWASRREAFAQRPSSAPDLMCLTPERKMETEELTPLARCRFSLTPTERAAEEDDGFVDILESDLKEEDVVPPGMESLISAPLVKTSEKEEEQDLIMYSKCQRLFRSPSMPCTVIRPILKRLERPQDRDLPVQNKRRRSVTPSEEEQREAEGPKARVLRSKSLCHDEIENILDSDHRELIGDYSKAFLLQTVDGKHQDLKYISPETMVALLTGKFSNIVERFVIVDCRYPYEYEGGHIKTAVNLPLERDAETFLLQSPITPCSLDKRIILIFHCEFSSERGPRMCRFIRERDRASNDYPSLYYPEMYILKGGYKEFFPQHPAFCEPQNYRPMNHEAFKDELKAFRLKTRSWAGERSRRELCSRLQDQ, from the exons ATGGACTCTCCCAGCCCTATGGACCCCCAAGTGGCGGAGCAGAC GTTTGAGCAGGCCATCCAGGCAGCCAGCCGAGTCATTCGAAA TGAGCAGTTTACCATCCGACGCTTCCAGTCCTTGCCG GTGAGGCTTCTGGGTCACAGCCCTGTGCTACGGAACATCACCAACTCccaagtgcctggcacctggAGGAAGAGTGCGGCGTGTGTCCGAGCTGCCCACCGCTCTGAGGAGGACAAAGAGAAT GATGGATTTGTCTTCAAGATGCCAGGAAAGCCCACCCATCCCGGCCACACTCATGTTCTGGCAGAGTGGGCCAGCCGCAGAGAAGCCTTTGCCCAGAGGCCAAGCTCAGCTCCCGACCTGATG TGTCTCACCCCTGAGCGGAAGATGGAAACAGAGGAACTGACTCCCCTGGCCCGATGCCGCTTCTCCCTGACCCCCACTGAGAGGGCTGCCGAAGAAGATGATGGATTCGTGGATATCCTGGAGAGTGACTTAAAG GAGGAAGATGTAGTCCCCCCAGGCATGGAGAGCCTTATTAGTGCCCCGCTGGTCAAGAcctcagaaaaggaagaggagcag GACCTCATCATGTACAGCAAGTGCCAGAGGCTCTTCCGCTCCCCGTCCATGCCCTGCACCGTGATCCGGCCCATCCTTAAGAGGCTGGAGCGCCCCCAGGACAGGGACCTGCCTGTACAGAACAAACGGAGGAGGAGCGTGACCCCTTCAGAGGAAGAGCAGCGGGAGGCTGAGGGGCCT AAAGCCCGTGTTCTCCGCTCTAAGTCCTTATGTCATGACGAGATCGAGAACATTCTGGACAGTGACCACCGAGAACTGATCGGGGATTACTCCAAG GCCTTCCTCCTACAGACTGTGGATGGAAAGCACCAAGACCTCAAGTACATCTCACCAGAAACG ATGGTGGCCCTGCTGACAGGGAAGTTCAGCAACATCGTGGAGAGGTTTGTGATTGTGGACTGCAGATATCCTTACGAGTATGAAGGCGGGCACATCAAG ACTGCTGTGAACCTGCCTCTGGAACGTGACGCCGAGACCTTCCTGCTACAGAGCCCCATCACACCCTGCAGCCTGGACAAGAGAATCATCCTCATTTTCCACTGTGAATTCTCATCTGAGCGGGGGCCTCGCAT GTGCCGTTTCATCAGGGAACGAGACAGGGCCTCCAACGACTACCCCAGCCTCTACTACCCTGAGATGTATATCCTCAAAGGCGGCTACAAGGAATTCTTCCCACAGCACCCG GCGTTCTGTGAGCCCCAGAACTACCGGCCCATGAACCACGAGGCCTTCAAGGACGAGCTGAAGGCCTTCCGCCTCAAGACgcgcagctgggctggggagcgAAGCCGGCGGGAGCTCTGCAGCCGCCTGCAGGACCAGTGA
- the CENPB gene encoding major centromere autoantigen B produces the protein MGPKRRQLTFREKSRIIQEVEENPDLRKGEIARRFNIPPSTLSTILKNKRAILASERKYGVASTCRKTNKLSPYDKLEGLLIAWFQQIRAAGLPVKGIILKEKALRIAEELGMDDFTASNGWLDRFRRRHGVVSCSGVARARSRSAAPRSPAVPASPPAVPSEGSGGGTTGWRAREEQPPSVAEGYASQDVFSATETSLWYDFLPDQAAGLCGSDGRARRATQRLSVLLCANADGSEKLPPLVAGKSAKPRAGQAGLPCDYTANSKGGVTTQALAKYLKALDTRMAAESRRVLLLAGRLAAQSLDTSGLRHVQLAFFPPGTVQPLERGVVQQVKGHYRQAMLLKAMAALEGQDRSGLQLGLMEALHFVAAAWQAVEPSDIATCFREAGFGGGPNATITTALKSEGEEEEEEEEEEEEEEEEGEGEEEEEEEEDGEEEEEGGEGEELGEEEEVEEEGDVDDSDEEEEEEGDESSSEGLEAEDWAQGVVEAGGSFGGYGAQEEAQCPTLHFLEGEEDSESDSEEEEEDDEEEDEDDEDDEEDGDEVPVPSFGEAMAYFAMVKRYLTSFPIDDRVQSHILHLEHDLVHVTRKNHARQAGVRGLGHQS, from the coding sequence ATGGGCCCCAAGCGGCGGCAGCTGACGTTCCGGGAGAAGTCGCGGATCAtccaggaggtggaggagaaccCGGACCTGCGCAAGGGCGAGATCGCGCGGCGCTTCAACATCCCGCCGTCCACGCTGAGCACCATCCTGAAGAACAAGCGCGCCATCCTGGCGTCGGAGCGCAAGTACGGTGTGGCCTCCACCTGCCGCAAGACCAACAAGCTGTCCCCTTACGACAAGCTCGAGGGGCTGCTCATCGCCTGGTTCCAGCAGATCCGCGCCGCTGGCCTGCCGGTCAAGGGCATCATCCTCAAGGAGAAGGCGCTGCGTATAGCCGAGGAGCTGGGCATGGACGACTTCACTGCCTCCAACGGCTGGCTGGACCGCTTCCGCCGGCGCCACGGTGTGGTGTCCTGCAGCGGTGTGGCCCGCGCCCGATCGCGCAGCGCTGCCCCCCGGTCCCCAGCGGTGCCCGCCAGCCCGCCCGCCGTACCCTCGGAGGGCAGCGGTGGGGGTACGACGGGCTGGCGCGCTCGGGAGGAGCAGCCGCCGTCGGTGGCCGAGGGCTACGCCTCCCAGGACGTGTTCAGCGCCACTGAGACCAGCCTATGGTACGACTTCTTGCCCGACCAGGCCGCGGGGCTGTGCGGCAGCGATGGACGGGCACGCAGGGCCACCCAGCGCCTGAGTGTCCTGCTGTGCGCCAACGCCGACGGCAGCGAGAAGCTGCCCCCACTTGTGGCCGGCAAGTCGGCCAAGCCTCGTGCAGGCCAAGCCGGCCTGCCCTGCGACTACACCGCCAACTCTAAGGGTGGTGTCACCACTCAGGCTCTGGCTAAGTACCTGAAGGCCCTGGACACCCGCATGGCTGCAGAATCTCGCCGAGTCCTGCTGTTGGCTGGCCGCCTGGCTGCCCAGTCCCTGGATACCTCGGGCCTGCGGCATGTGCAGCTGGCCTTCTTCCCTCCGGGCACCGTGCAGCCGCTGGAGCGGGGAGTGGTCCAACAGGTGAAGGGCCACTACCGCCAGGCTATGCTGCTCAAGGCCATGGCCGCGCTAGAGGGCCAGGATCGCTCAGGCCTGCAGCTGGGCCTCATGGAGGCCCTGCACTTCGTGGCTGCAGCCTGGCAGGCAGTGGAACCTTCGGACATAGCTACCTGCTTTCGTGAGGCTGGCTTCGGGGGTGGCCCTAATGCCACCATCACTACTGCCCTCAAGAgcgagggggaggaagaggaggaggaggaagaagaggaagaggaagaggaagaggagggtgaaggggaggaggaggaggaggaagaggaagatggtgaggaggaggaggaagggggggaaggagaggagctgggggaggaagaggaggtggaagaggagggTGATGTTGATGACagtgatgaggaggaagaggaggaaggggatgagAGCTCCTCTGAAGGCTTGGAGGCTGAGGACTGGGCCCAGGGAGTCGTGGAGGCTGGTGGCAGCTTCGGGGGCTATGGTGCCCAGGAGGAGGCCCAGTGCCCTACCCTCCATTTCCTGGAAGGTGAGGAGGACTCTGAGTCAGacagtgaggaagaggaagaagacgatgaggaggaggatgaagatgatgaagatgatgaggaGGATGGTGATGAGGTGCCTGTGCCCAGCTTTGGGGAGGCCATGGCTTACTTTGCTATGGTCAAGAGGTACCTCACCTCCTTCCCCATTGATGACCGTGTGCAAAGCCACATCCTCCACTTGGAACATGATCTAGTCCACGTGACTAGGAAGAACCACGCCAGGCAGGCAGGAGTTCGGGGTCTTGGACATCAAAGCTGA
- the CDC25B gene encoding M-phase inducer phosphatase 2 isoform X1, producing the protein MELPQPEPTPGSALSPAAVCGDAQRPGYLPGLRLGAHSLLGSPERATASSPVSTLTQTMHDLTGLGSETPKSQVGSLLKCLSLSRRASESSLSSESSESSDAGLCMDSPSPMDPQVAEQTFEQAIQAASRVIRNEQFTIRRFQSLPVRLLGHSPVLRNITNSQVPGTWRKSAACVRAAHRSEEDKENDGFVFKMPGKPTHPGHTHVLAEWASRREAFAQRPSSAPDLMCLTPERKMETEELTPLARCRFSLTPTERAAEEDDGFVDILESDLKEEDVVPPGMESLISAPLVKTSEKEEEQDLIMYSKCQRLFRSPSMPCTVIRPILKRLERPQDRDLPVQNKRRRSVTPSEEEQREAEGPKARVLRSKSLCHDEIENILDSDHRELIGDYSKAFLLQTVDGKHQDLKYISPETMVALLTGKFSNIVERFVIVDCRYPYEYEGGHIKTAVNLPLERDAETFLLQSPITPCSLDKRIILIFHCEFSSERGPRMCRFIRERDRASNDYPSLYYPEMYILKGGYKEFFPQHPAFCEPQNYRPMNHEAFKDELKAFRLKTRSWAGERSRRELCSRLQDQ; encoded by the exons ATGGAGCTGCCCCAGCCGGAGCCCACGCCAGGCTCGGCTCTCAGTCCGGCCGCCGTGTGCGGTGACGCCCAGCGTCCGGGCTACCTTCCGGGCCTCCGCCTGGGAGCTCACAGCCTCCTGGGGTCCCCGGAGCGCGCGACCGCTTCCTCGCCAGTCAGCACCCTCACCCAGACCATGCACGACCTCACCGGGCTCGGCAG cGAGACCCCAAAGAGTCAGGTAGGCAGCCTGCTCAAATGCCTATCCCTGTCCCGTCGGGCGTCTGAATCCTCCCTGTCGTCTGAGTCCTCTGAATCTTCTGATGCAG GTCTCTGCATGGACTCTCCCAGCCCTATGGACCCCCAAGTGGCGGAGCAGAC GTTTGAGCAGGCCATCCAGGCAGCCAGCCGAGTCATTCGAAA TGAGCAGTTTACCATCCGACGCTTCCAGTCCTTGCCG GTGAGGCTTCTGGGTCACAGCCCTGTGCTACGGAACATCACCAACTCccaagtgcctggcacctggAGGAAGAGTGCGGCGTGTGTCCGAGCTGCCCACCGCTCTGAGGAGGACAAAGAGAAT GATGGATTTGTCTTCAAGATGCCAGGAAAGCCCACCCATCCCGGCCACACTCATGTTCTGGCAGAGTGGGCCAGCCGCAGAGAAGCCTTTGCCCAGAGGCCAAGCTCAGCTCCCGACCTGATG TGTCTCACCCCTGAGCGGAAGATGGAAACAGAGGAACTGACTCCCCTGGCCCGATGCCGCTTCTCCCTGACCCCCACTGAGAGGGCTGCCGAAGAAGATGATGGATTCGTGGATATCCTGGAGAGTGACTTAAAG GAGGAAGATGTAGTCCCCCCAGGCATGGAGAGCCTTATTAGTGCCCCGCTGGTCAAGAcctcagaaaaggaagaggagcag GACCTCATCATGTACAGCAAGTGCCAGAGGCTCTTCCGCTCCCCGTCCATGCCCTGCACCGTGATCCGGCCCATCCTTAAGAGGCTGGAGCGCCCCCAGGACAGGGACCTGCCTGTACAGAACAAACGGAGGAGGAGCGTGACCCCTTCAGAGGAAGAGCAGCGGGAGGCTGAGGGGCCT AAAGCCCGTGTTCTCCGCTCTAAGTCCTTATGTCATGACGAGATCGAGAACATTCTGGACAGTGACCACCGAGAACTGATCGGGGATTACTCCAAG GCCTTCCTCCTACAGACTGTGGATGGAAAGCACCAAGACCTCAAGTACATCTCACCAGAAACG ATGGTGGCCCTGCTGACAGGGAAGTTCAGCAACATCGTGGAGAGGTTTGTGATTGTGGACTGCAGATATCCTTACGAGTATGAAGGCGGGCACATCAAG ACTGCTGTGAACCTGCCTCTGGAACGTGACGCCGAGACCTTCCTGCTACAGAGCCCCATCACACCCTGCAGCCTGGACAAGAGAATCATCCTCATTTTCCACTGTGAATTCTCATCTGAGCGGGGGCCTCGCAT GTGCCGTTTCATCAGGGAACGAGACAGGGCCTCCAACGACTACCCCAGCCTCTACTACCCTGAGATGTATATCCTCAAAGGCGGCTACAAGGAATTCTTCCCACAGCACCCG GCGTTCTGTGAGCCCCAGAACTACCGGCCCATGAACCACGAGGCCTTCAAGGACGAGCTGAAGGCCTTCCGCCTCAAGACgcgcagctgggctggggagcgAAGCCGGCGGGAGCTCTGCAGCCGCCTGCAGGACCAGTGA
- the CDC25B gene encoding M-phase inducer phosphatase 2 isoform X3 has product MELPQPEPTPGSALSPAAVCGDAQRPGYLPGLRLGAHSLLGSPERATASSPVSTLTQTMHDLTGLGRFEQAIQAASRVIRNEQFTIRRFQSLPVRLLGHSPVLRNITNSQVPGTWRKSAACVRAAHRSEEDKENDGFVFKMPGKPTHPGHTHVLAEWASRREAFAQRPSSAPDLMCLTPERKMETEELTPLARCRFSLTPTERAAEEDDGFVDILESDLKEEDVVPPGMESLISAPLVKTSEKEEEQDLIMYSKCQRLFRSPSMPCTVIRPILKRLERPQDRDLPVQNKRRRSVTPSEEEQREAEGPKARVLRSKSLCHDEIENILDSDHRELIGDYSKAFLLQTVDGKHQDLKYISPETMVALLTGKFSNIVERFVIVDCRYPYEYEGGHIKTAVNLPLERDAETFLLQSPITPCSLDKRIILIFHCEFSSERGPRMCRFIRERDRASNDYPSLYYPEMYILKGGYKEFFPQHPAFCEPQNYRPMNHEAFKDELKAFRLKTRSWAGERSRRELCSRLQDQ; this is encoded by the exons ATGGAGCTGCCCCAGCCGGAGCCCACGCCAGGCTCGGCTCTCAGTCCGGCCGCCGTGTGCGGTGACGCCCAGCGTCCGGGCTACCTTCCGGGCCTCCGCCTGGGAGCTCACAGCCTCCTGGGGTCCCCGGAGCGCGCGACCGCTTCCTCGCCAGTCAGCACCCTCACCCAGACCATGCACGACCTCACCGGGCTCGGCAG GTTTGAGCAGGCCATCCAGGCAGCCAGCCGAGTCATTCGAAA TGAGCAGTTTACCATCCGACGCTTCCAGTCCTTGCCG GTGAGGCTTCTGGGTCACAGCCCTGTGCTACGGAACATCACCAACTCccaagtgcctggcacctggAGGAAGAGTGCGGCGTGTGTCCGAGCTGCCCACCGCTCTGAGGAGGACAAAGAGAAT GATGGATTTGTCTTCAAGATGCCAGGAAAGCCCACCCATCCCGGCCACACTCATGTTCTGGCAGAGTGGGCCAGCCGCAGAGAAGCCTTTGCCCAGAGGCCAAGCTCAGCTCCCGACCTGATG TGTCTCACCCCTGAGCGGAAGATGGAAACAGAGGAACTGACTCCCCTGGCCCGATGCCGCTTCTCCCTGACCCCCACTGAGAGGGCTGCCGAAGAAGATGATGGATTCGTGGATATCCTGGAGAGTGACTTAAAG GAGGAAGATGTAGTCCCCCCAGGCATGGAGAGCCTTATTAGTGCCCCGCTGGTCAAGAcctcagaaaaggaagaggagcag GACCTCATCATGTACAGCAAGTGCCAGAGGCTCTTCCGCTCCCCGTCCATGCCCTGCACCGTGATCCGGCCCATCCTTAAGAGGCTGGAGCGCCCCCAGGACAGGGACCTGCCTGTACAGAACAAACGGAGGAGGAGCGTGACCCCTTCAGAGGAAGAGCAGCGGGAGGCTGAGGGGCCT AAAGCCCGTGTTCTCCGCTCTAAGTCCTTATGTCATGACGAGATCGAGAACATTCTGGACAGTGACCACCGAGAACTGATCGGGGATTACTCCAAG GCCTTCCTCCTACAGACTGTGGATGGAAAGCACCAAGACCTCAAGTACATCTCACCAGAAACG ATGGTGGCCCTGCTGACAGGGAAGTTCAGCAACATCGTGGAGAGGTTTGTGATTGTGGACTGCAGATATCCTTACGAGTATGAAGGCGGGCACATCAAG ACTGCTGTGAACCTGCCTCTGGAACGTGACGCCGAGACCTTCCTGCTACAGAGCCCCATCACACCCTGCAGCCTGGACAAGAGAATCATCCTCATTTTCCACTGTGAATTCTCATCTGAGCGGGGGCCTCGCAT GTGCCGTTTCATCAGGGAACGAGACAGGGCCTCCAACGACTACCCCAGCCTCTACTACCCTGAGATGTATATCCTCAAAGGCGGCTACAAGGAATTCTTCCCACAGCACCCG GCGTTCTGTGAGCCCCAGAACTACCGGCCCATGAACCACGAGGCCTTCAAGGACGAGCTGAAGGCCTTCCGCCTCAAGACgcgcagctgggctggggagcgAAGCCGGCGGGAGCTCTGCAGCCGCCTGCAGGACCAGTGA
- the CDC25B gene encoding M-phase inducer phosphatase 2 isoform X2 → MELPQPEPTPGSALSPAAVCGDAQRPGYLPGLRLGAHSLLGSPERATASSPVSTLTQTMHDLTGLGSETPKSQVGSLLKCLSLSRRASESSLSSESSESSDAGLCMDSPSPMDPQVAEQTFEQAIQAASRVIRNEQFTIRRFQSLPVRLLGHSPVLRNITNSQVPGTWRKSAACVRAAHRSEEDKENDGFVFKMPGKPTHPGHTHVLAEWASRREAFAQRPSSAPDLMCLTPERKMETEELTPLARCRFSLTPTERAAEEDDGFVDILESDLKEEDVVPPGMESLISAPLVKTSEKEEEQDLIMYSKCQRLFRSPSMPCTVIRPILKRLERPQDRDLPVQNKRRRSVTPSEEEQREAEGPAFLLQTVDGKHQDLKYISPETMVALLTGKFSNIVERFVIVDCRYPYEYEGGHIKTAVNLPLERDAETFLLQSPITPCSLDKRIILIFHCEFSSERGPRMCRFIRERDRASNDYPSLYYPEMYILKGGYKEFFPQHPAFCEPQNYRPMNHEAFKDELKAFRLKTRSWAGERSRRELCSRLQDQ, encoded by the exons ATGGAGCTGCCCCAGCCGGAGCCCACGCCAGGCTCGGCTCTCAGTCCGGCCGCCGTGTGCGGTGACGCCCAGCGTCCGGGCTACCTTCCGGGCCTCCGCCTGGGAGCTCACAGCCTCCTGGGGTCCCCGGAGCGCGCGACCGCTTCCTCGCCAGTCAGCACCCTCACCCAGACCATGCACGACCTCACCGGGCTCGGCAG cGAGACCCCAAAGAGTCAGGTAGGCAGCCTGCTCAAATGCCTATCCCTGTCCCGTCGGGCGTCTGAATCCTCCCTGTCGTCTGAGTCCTCTGAATCTTCTGATGCAG GTCTCTGCATGGACTCTCCCAGCCCTATGGACCCCCAAGTGGCGGAGCAGAC GTTTGAGCAGGCCATCCAGGCAGCCAGCCGAGTCATTCGAAA TGAGCAGTTTACCATCCGACGCTTCCAGTCCTTGCCG GTGAGGCTTCTGGGTCACAGCCCTGTGCTACGGAACATCACCAACTCccaagtgcctggcacctggAGGAAGAGTGCGGCGTGTGTCCGAGCTGCCCACCGCTCTGAGGAGGACAAAGAGAAT GATGGATTTGTCTTCAAGATGCCAGGAAAGCCCACCCATCCCGGCCACACTCATGTTCTGGCAGAGTGGGCCAGCCGCAGAGAAGCCTTTGCCCAGAGGCCAAGCTCAGCTCCCGACCTGATG TGTCTCACCCCTGAGCGGAAGATGGAAACAGAGGAACTGACTCCCCTGGCCCGATGCCGCTTCTCCCTGACCCCCACTGAGAGGGCTGCCGAAGAAGATGATGGATTCGTGGATATCCTGGAGAGTGACTTAAAG GAGGAAGATGTAGTCCCCCCAGGCATGGAGAGCCTTATTAGTGCCCCGCTGGTCAAGAcctcagaaaaggaagaggagcag GACCTCATCATGTACAGCAAGTGCCAGAGGCTCTTCCGCTCCCCGTCCATGCCCTGCACCGTGATCCGGCCCATCCTTAAGAGGCTGGAGCGCCCCCAGGACAGGGACCTGCCTGTACAGAACAAACGGAGGAGGAGCGTGACCCCTTCAGAGGAAGAGCAGCGGGAGGCTGAGGGGCCT GCCTTCCTCCTACAGACTGTGGATGGAAAGCACCAAGACCTCAAGTACATCTCACCAGAAACG ATGGTGGCCCTGCTGACAGGGAAGTTCAGCAACATCGTGGAGAGGTTTGTGATTGTGGACTGCAGATATCCTTACGAGTATGAAGGCGGGCACATCAAG ACTGCTGTGAACCTGCCTCTGGAACGTGACGCCGAGACCTTCCTGCTACAGAGCCCCATCACACCCTGCAGCCTGGACAAGAGAATCATCCTCATTTTCCACTGTGAATTCTCATCTGAGCGGGGGCCTCGCAT GTGCCGTTTCATCAGGGAACGAGACAGGGCCTCCAACGACTACCCCAGCCTCTACTACCCTGAGATGTATATCCTCAAAGGCGGCTACAAGGAATTCTTCCCACAGCACCCG GCGTTCTGTGAGCCCCAGAACTACCGGCCCATGAACCACGAGGCCTTCAAGGACGAGCTGAAGGCCTTCCGCCTCAAGACgcgcagctgggctggggagcgAAGCCGGCGGGAGCTCTGCAGCCGCCTGCAGGACCAGTGA